The sequence below is a genomic window from Macadamia integrifolia cultivar HAES 741 chromosome 1, SCU_Mint_v3, whole genome shotgun sequence.
CCTAATAACTCCGAATCCATGGGTTAGATGACTCAAATTCTGGTCAATTGTAAGACTACCAGGCAGGAAAACATATCAAATATGAAGTCAATCCTATTGCTGGATTAACTAAAATGTTAAATTGAATCCCTGCAGCCCCTGCTGCCCCTGCAGCCAGAATTAATAACAACATCAAAAAACAGTGAACTAGTATTAGTAGAAGTTTTAGAACAATAGAGgatggaaggaaagaaagagatgagCACTAAAAAACCTGAGGTCGATGGTTGCTAAGTTACAActtaaaacagaaaagaaagtgAAGGAAACAGAAACCGTGGAGGTGGTTATGTGATGGAAACCTTCAGTAAACCTTGTTAGTTGATAGGTATAATAGGGCAGAAACTAGGATTAAAAGATTAAGTGATAAAATACCTAGAATATGTCCACAGTAGGAAGGAGATTACCTGTTGGAAAACTGACTGAATCAATGGATGGAAGAACAAGAGGAGAAATGGTAGAGAGGGAAGGATTGATTCGGTTCACCACCTACCATTCCAAGGATACATTGGTTGCTGCTACTTTGCTATAGGAGCTGTTGCTTCAATGTAGAAGACACGATATCAATAAATGTTGCCAAAATCATGGAGAGTTCTCCCTACCTCTtctatatatattaatttagtTGTAATTACAAAGTAGAGATCTTGGCTACCAAGTAGCTTACAACCAGAAAAATAGGAACCTCTAACGGCTAAAACCAAATAGGAAAAGAATAACATGGAAAATAGATATAATTGTGGTCTAATGAAACACTCAAAGTATGAGCCTGACTTTAGCCAAATCATGAGGGCTAGTTAGGCTGGCTTTctctaatgtaggactagatttgacaaacaaaccagacccaagactgcaggaactttttaatctaagaacaaccaaaaccaatcccaACACACCAGCAAGTAGCAGACCAACAGAAAATAGAGGCAAACCAGCTGCTGTCGACTTCAATATCCAATACTACGTAGGCCAGATTATAATTGATCAAGTAGATGAACCAGAAGTAGTAATATGATGCAACAGTCCCAAATCAACAGCAGGAATCACAGAAACAGAATAGGACAGATCAAAGCAATCGATTCTGGTTCTGTTCTGGAAAAATCACTATAGAACAAAATATGAGAGATTTCGAATATCTCACTAATGGCTGCACAGAAAAAGCCCAAATTTGGATTGATCCTTAGTGGGGAATGGGAGAGCAGTCTACCAGAATTTGAGAGCAAACTGACGGCTGGAACTAATACCAACAGTAGAGGCCAATTGGCTCTTTTGTCAGAaaatctgggcagaaatcaGAAATATAAATACCTGAATGTTTCGACAGCAATAGAATCTTGAAAACCAACttgaaataaataagaaaaattgaagaaaaacctcctggacttcacgccgcaaggagtcgaatggatcacgcaccaaacccttctctctgatcaaacacaaagaacccTCACAGAGGGGAAACGCTGCAGCAtctttttgttcataaaattatggctctactaatgagagctctcctttatttataataatgatggggggatacataaaatagaaactaactttagtttccaaaaactgaaataggaaacaaaaaattagaaactaatttaggtactgaaattagaaactaaataaccccatctaaaaagaaaactaaagaaaaaggaaacaaatcactgaattccgtatgcaaccttagaacccctagattagacccataaaagtagcccaatacactccaaaccacatggactgaaggcccaacacgtatacaacccaaccctaagcttaatcctaataaaacaagcctagtttggtgaagaatctgcatcattCTCTCTTGAGGCTGGACTTGTATTGCATGAAAACCCATCCAGCGAATATGTTTGACTCATCTATTTGGTATTGGCATTTAATTTTTATGCTGAACATTGCTCTGTATAAATTGAATTGATTCCGTGCCATCAATACAGAAACCAATGCAAAGTTTGACGAACCGAATACCAAATGGCGAGTTGGTGAGTTCATGTCACTGGAAAGCTTTAGTAATCCCTCTTGCGGATTTCTAGTTAAAGATTCCTGCGTCTTTGGAGCTACCGTTTTCGTTTGTCGGGAGAGATGTTCGGGCAAAGGTGAATGCTTGCAGATGATAACAGAAGGGGTTACTACTGAATATAGGTGGAAGATAGAAAACATTTCGCAGATAAAAGAAAGCTGTAAAAGTGAACCATTTGGTTCTGGATATCACAAATGGTATATGCTGAGTATGCTAATACCGTATTAATTGAATATTTATTTTCCTCATTTATTCTACTGACCTTCCTAATCTTATGTATGCAGGACTCTCCATTTCTATCCTGGAGGATGTGAAGTAGGTCTGGGAAACtatatttctctttttgtgCGCCCGGGTAATTCAAGCCTTCTTATCGAAGGACCATATGTTCGTTATTCCTTGACAGTGGTTGACCAGTCAAATGGCAATGGCATTAGCGAATGTGGTAAATTCTAAACTTACTTGATATCTTTGGAAATTCTAAATAATGTGGAAACAATCAGAGGAAACTATTCCTTTTTATTGATTGACATGTTGCCAAATAGGAATCTCAGGGCACATGGGCAAATAGCCTGtttagtctttttattttttattttttaattgaaaaactaACTTCATTAAAGcaagaaaaacagaattttaGGATAAACAGAGTTCCTAAAACATTCAGTTCTAGCTACCCTATCTAACTCATCAGAAAAATTTAACAGAAGGAAGCTACCCTATCTAACTCATCAGAAAAATTTAACCATCcttctggttttcttttctatgaCCATGGAATCGATGTATCCATGGATGGATATGGATTACTCAGACCACCAAATTGTAGGATATTAAGGTCAGAGATTCATCCATTTATATTGGTTCGAAATTGTCTGCTTGCTTAGACATTTTGAGGCATTGAATGGATTTTTCCAATTGACATAAATCAATCTAAAGAGTAACAAAAATTCTTATAGAATCCGTGTCCCAATACTTAAGTGATTTGTAGCTATATTGTGGTTGTTAAGACATTCATTTACCCCTGTAGCCTATGTTATGTCTTGTTAATCAATGTTGGATTAGATTTTCTTTAagaatttatatattttctgaTAATCTTGCAGTTACTTATCACTTTCCAGTCAAAGGAAAGGGTTGGGGTTATCCGAAGTTCATGCCACTTTGTGTGTTTTCTGATCCATCCAAAGGATTCCTTGTGGAAGATACTTGCATCATTTCAGCAAATTTCACAATCATTGGATCAATTGAAATTTTTCGCGAATTTTAGTACAGGTATCTTGAGTGAAAGAATCCATttgatcccttcttttttaCTGTTATATAGGATAGCTTTTTCAGAATCACTCTTCCTTCAGACTTAGTTGAANNNNNNNNNNNNNNNNNNNNNNNNNNNNNNNNNNNNNNNNNNNNNNNNNNNNNNNNNNNNNNNNNNNNNNNNNNNNNNNNNNNNNNNNNNNNNNNNNNNNNNNNNNNNNNNNNNNNNNNNNNNNNNNNNNNNNNNNNNNNNNNNNNNNNNNNNNNNNNNNNNNNNNNNNNNNNNNNNNNNNNNNNNNNNNNNNNNNNNNNNNNNNNNNNNNNNNNNNNNNNNNNNNNNNNNNNNNNNNNNNNNNNNNNNNNNNNNNNNNNNNNNNNNNNNNNNNNNNNNNNNNNNNNNNNNNNNNNNNNNNNNNNNNNNNNNNNNNNNNNNNNNNNNNNNNNNNNNNNNNNNNNNNNNNNNNNNNNNNNNNNNNNNNNNNNNNNNNNNNNNNNNNNNNNNNNNNNNNNNNNNNNNNNNNNNNNNNNNNNNNNNNNNNNNNNNNNNNNNNNNNNNNNNNNNNNNNNNNNNNNNNNNNNNNNNNNNNNNNNNNNNNNNNNNNNNNNNNNNNNNNNNNNNNNNNNNNNNNNNNNNNNNNNNNNNNNNNNNNNNNNNNNNNNNNNNNNNNNNNNNNNNNNNNNNNNNNNNNNNNNNNNNNNNNNNNNNNNNNNNNNNNNNNNNNNNNNNNNNNNNNNNNNNNNNNNNNNNNNNNNNNNNNNNNNNNNNNNNNNNNNNNNNNNNNTATCCtcttaaattaaaatctgaTGTTTTTTCGTTCTTTCAACAATTTTATGCAATGGTTGAACGCCAATTTTCTAGAAAAATCAAGGCAATACAAATTGATTGGGGTGGGGAATATCGCTCTCTTCCCCAGTTTTTCCATCCCCTTGGCATTACCCATCGTCTCTCTTACCCTCAAACACATAAGCAGCAAGGCTTTGTTGAATGTCGACATCGACACATTATTGAGACTGGCCTTACCATGATGGGCCAGGCGTCTGTACCTCAACATTTTTGGCATTTTGCCTTTGAATTTGCAGTGTACCTCATCAATGGAATGCCAACCAAGGTTTTGAATAATGTTTCTCCTTTTCAACTAGTCCATCACAAGACACTTGACTACTCCTTTCTTCGTGCTTTTGGTTGTCTATGCTTCCCTTATCTTCGTCCTTATAATCATCATAAAATGGATTTTCGCTCTGTCGCCTGTGTGTTTCTTGGTTACTCACCTTCTCATTCTAGGTACAGGTGTCTTGATCTCTCCACAAATAGGACTTACATAGCTCGTCATGTTCGGTTTGAGGAGACTGTTTTCCCTTTTGCATCTCCTCCTGTGCTTCCCTCTCCTTTGGTCCCGACTCCCTCTCCATGGGCTTCTACCCCTACTATG
It includes:
- the LOC122077061 gene encoding uncharacterized protein LOC122077061 isoform X1, translating into MKTEWGSDEFIPLSVFKNQSYGYLVNDTCVFGAEVFIIGESRSGQNECLCLSRGAGYYYKRIVRLFSKGHHEEPIMKSAYGVPMGKSATYDTTFPSLKIGVPMKSMRDDMPTHYTFKIKSFSQLCTLPKIRSDSKVFYAGGYKWKMSLSLNKNKQQKVHYLSLYLGIEETRSIQPGWEIETVFRLFVFDHIRGRYVMLQETNAKFDEPNTKWRVGEFMSLESFSNPSCGFLVKDSCVFGATVFVCRERCSGKGECLQMITEGVTTEYRWKIENISQIKESCKSEPFGSGYHKWTLHFYPGGCEVGLGNYISLFVRPGNSSLLIEGPYVRYSLTVVDQSNGNGISECVTYHFPVKGKGWGYPKFMPLCVFSDPSKGFLVEDTCIISANFTIIGSIEIFREF
- the LOC122077061 gene encoding uncharacterized protein LOC122077061 isoform X2 — its product is MKTEWGSDEFIPLSVFKNQSYGYLVNDTCVFGAEVFIIGESRSGQNECLCLSRGAGYYYKRLFSKGHHEEPIMKSAYGVPMGKSATYDTTFPSLKIGVPMKSMRDDMPTHYTFKIKSFSQLCTLPKIRSDSKVFYAGGYKWKMSLSLNKNKQQKVHYLSLYLGIEETRSIQPGWEIETVFRLFVFDHIRGRYVMLQETNAKFDEPNTKWRVGEFMSLESFSNPSCGFLVKDSCVFGATVFVCRERCSGKGECLQMITEGVTTEYRWKIENISQIKESCKSEPFGSGYHKWTLHFYPGGCEVGLGNYISLFVRPGNSSLLIEGPYVRYSLTVVDQSNGNGISECVTYHFPVKGKGWGYPKFMPLCVFSDPSKGFLVEDTCIISANFTIIGSIEIFREF